In Fibrobacter sp. UWP2, a single genomic region encodes these proteins:
- a CDS encoding lipopolysaccharide assembly protein LapB, which produces MRLLRFGVWARFALGGRLLLLLLLFVGQAFPAEDYFFKANELYDQGKYKEAVPLYRAAIDEGRYEPFAWFNLGNSLVQLDRKQVAMVAYRRTVELLPNFEKAWMLLGDLYYLAGDASEAIAAYRRAIELGVESDHVHFAIAECYLKGRDWTLAQKHFEKALQLNPDRMDAWYGLAEVYEKLGDYEYAIKTLRNALQMTATAGADVHFTLAYYYRSMDSTRLSLNEMENGLLMDPENVSARRYLAQMYVKENSPWMAIFTLEEGLRHGKGKADLNLDLGQIYFTQKRYDEAFDCYMKAWLAGNSQGRIGAENVGHVFSNAGDTEKAESFYKRIREKK; this is translated from the coding sequence ATGAGGTTGCTTCGCTTTGGGGTGTGGGCTCGCTTCGCATTGGGCGGTCGTTTGCTCCTATTGCTGTTGCTATTTGTGGGTCAAGCGTTCCCGGCGGAGGATTATTTCTTCAAGGCGAATGAGCTTTATGACCAGGGAAAGTACAAGGAGGCCGTCCCCCTGTACCGGGCTGCCATTGACGAGGGGCGTTACGAACCATTCGCCTGGTTCAATTTAGGGAACTCCCTGGTGCAGCTCGACCGCAAGCAGGTCGCGATGGTCGCGTATCGCCGTACCGTGGAACTCTTGCCGAACTTTGAGAAGGCGTGGATGCTGTTGGGCGACCTCTATTACCTGGCGGGCGATGCGAGCGAGGCCATTGCCGCCTACAGACGCGCGATTGAACTCGGTGTTGAATCGGACCACGTTCACTTTGCGATTGCCGAGTGCTATTTGAAGGGCCGTGACTGGACGCTTGCTCAAAAGCACTTTGAGAAGGCTTTGCAGCTGAACCCGGACCGCATGGACGCGTGGTACGGCCTTGCCGAGGTCTACGAGAAACTGGGCGATTACGAATACGCCATCAAGACTTTGCGGAATGCGCTTCAGATGACCGCCACCGCGGGCGCCGACGTTCATTTTACGCTTGCCTATTACTACCGCAGCATGGACTCCACGAGGCTCTCGCTGAACGAGATGGAGAACGGGTTGTTGATGGACCCCGAGAATGTTTCGGCACGCCGCTACCTTGCGCAGATGTACGTGAAGGAGAACTCCCCGTGGATGGCCATATTCACGCTGGAGGAGGGCCTCCGCCACGGCAAGGGCAAGGCGGACTTGAATCTTGATTTGGGACAAATTTACTTTACGCAAAAGCGCTACGACGAGGCCTTCGATTGCTACATGAAGGCGTGGCTCGCTGGCAATTCCCAGGGACGCATCGGTGCCGAGAACGTGGGTCACGTGTTCTCGAACGCGGGCGATACTGAGAAGGCAGAAAGCTTCTACAAGCGGATTCGGGAAAAGAAGTAA